A region from the Sphingomonas sp. S2-65 genome encodes:
- the prmC gene encoding peptide chain release factor N(5)-glutamine methyltransferase has protein sequence MRSALAEATRLLTNITPTPRLDAELLMAHALGTTRDDLLLRHLDAATPAGFPALLQRRLAHEPVAYITGTRAFWTIDLEVGPGALIPRPDSETLLEAALEHFARRTPRTILDLGTGPGTLLLAALDQWPDAEGLGIDASEPALVYARRNAERLGLAPRAAFRLGDWTGGLAGQFDLILANPPYIGTREALPREVRDHEPASALFAGADGLDDYRRIVPALPGLLAPGGCALLEIGWTQAEAVCALAAQHGLATQLYRDLGDRPRAVRLT, from the coding sequence GTGCGGTCAGCCCTAGCGGAAGCGACTCGCCTCCTAACCAACATCACCCCAACCCCCCGCCTCGACGCCGAACTCCTCATGGCGCACGCGCTCGGCACCACCCGCGACGACCTCCTCCTGCGCCATCTGGACGCCGCCACTCCCGCCGGCTTCCCCGCATTGCTCCAGCGCCGCCTCGCGCACGAACCCGTCGCCTACATCACCGGCACCCGCGCCTTCTGGACCATCGACCTCGAAGTCGGCCCCGGCGCCCTGATCCCGCGGCCCGACAGCGAAACCCTGCTCGAAGCCGCGCTGGAGCATTTCGCCAGGCGAACCCCGCGCACGATCCTCGATCTCGGCACCGGCCCGGGCACGCTGCTGCTCGCCGCGCTCGACCAATGGCCCGACGCCGAGGGTCTCGGCATCGACGCTTCCGAACCGGCGCTCGTCTATGCCCGCCGCAATGCCGAGCGCCTCGGGCTCGCGCCCCGCGCGGCCTTCCGCCTCGGCGACTGGACCGGGGGCCTTGCCGGCCAGTTCGACCTAATCCTCGCCAACCCGCCTTATATCGGCACGCGGGAAGCGCTCCCGCGCGAGGTGCGCGACCACGAACCCGCCTCGGCGCTGTTCGCCGGCGCCGACGGGCTCGACGACTATCGCCGCATCGTTCCCGCGCTCCCCGGCCTGCTCGCGCCGGGCGGGTGCGCGCTGCTGGAGATCGGCTGGACCCAGGCGGAAGCGGTCTGTGCGCTCGCTGCCCAACATGGGTTGGCTACCCAGCTGTACCGCGATCTTGGCGACCGTCCCCGGGCGGTGCGGCTCACTTGA